The following proteins come from a genomic window of Rattus norvegicus strain BN/NHsdMcwi chromosome 8, GRCr8, whole genome shotgun sequence:
- the LOC134480126 gene encoding endogenous retrovirus group K member 5 Gag polyprotein-like: MGPSAPYTIQIVDMVASQWLTPHDWHQTAKATLSPGDYILWRTEYEDKSKETVQKSSGKRGPEVTLEMMLGTGAFVAPASQVKIPKFILKEVTTNAVLAWRAIPPPGSKKTVLAGIKQGNEESYETFVSRLEEAIHRMMPPGEGAKMLLKQLAWENANSLCQDLIRSVRKTGSIQDYVKACIDASPTVVQGMDYAAAMRGQKYSAFVK; this comes from the coding sequence ATGGGGCCTTCGGCGCCCTACACTATACAGATAGTGGACATGGTGGCCAGCCAATGGTTAACTCCGCATGACTGGCACCAGACTGCCAAAGCAACTCTCTCCCCGGGGGATTATATCCTCTGGAGGACAGAATATGAAGACAAGAGCAAAGAAACTGTACAAAAATCCTCAGGAAAAAGGGGGCCCGAGGTAACTTTAGAGATGATGCTGGGGACAGGAGCATTTGTTGCCCCTGCTTCTCAGGTAAAAATACCCAAGTTTATCCTAAAAGAGGTTACTACCAACGCTGTTTTGGCCTGGAGAGCAATCCCGCCTCCTGGGTCAAAAAAGACTGTCTTGGCAGGAATAAAACAAGGAAATGAGGAATCTTATGAGACCTTTGTCTCTAGACTGGAGGAAGCTATCCACAGAATGATGCCCCCAGGAGAAGGGGCTAAAATGCTCTTAAAGCAATTGGCATGGGAAAATGCTAATTCACTATGCCAGGATCTTATAAGATCAGTGAGAAAAACGGGAAGTATACAGGACTATGTCAAGGCCTGCATAGATGCCTCTCCTACAGTGGTACAGGGGATGGACTATGCTGCTGCCATGAGAGGACAGAAATACTCAGCCTTTGTTAAATAA